Proteins from a single region of Bradyrhizobium diazoefficiens:
- a CDS encoding DUF1636 domain-containing protein has translation MTVTLHVCITCRAGQTLGEGETTPGKRLHVAILEAGVPEGVSVVPVECLSACSQGCSVALSAPGRWCYVYGRLSDAHAQDVVTGAAAYAAAPDGLVPWRSRPEIFRKQSLARIPPIAIVPEAAE, from the coding sequence ATGACCGTCACACTTCACGTCTGCATCACCTGTCGTGCCGGCCAGACGCTTGGCGAGGGCGAGACGACCCCGGGCAAGCGCCTGCATGTTGCGATCCTCGAGGCCGGCGTGCCCGAGGGCGTCAGCGTAGTTCCCGTCGAATGCCTCTCTGCATGCAGCCAGGGCTGCTCGGTCGCGCTCAGCGCGCCCGGCCGCTGGTGCTATGTCTATGGCCGCCTCTCGGACGCCCACGCGCAGGACGTGGTCACCGGCGCCGCCGCCTACGCCGCCGCGCCCGACGGCCTCGTGCCCTGGCGCAGCCGGCCGGAAATCTTCCGCAAGCAGTCGCTTGCCCGCATTCCTCCCATCGCCATCGTGCCAGAGGCCGCTGAATGA
- the cobW gene encoding cobalamin biosynthesis protein CobW, with protein sequence MNSLAKVPVTVVTGFLGSGKTTLIQHLLANPNGKKLAVLVNEFGSEGVDGEILKSCADANCPEENIVELANGCICCTIADDFIPTMEKLLARPVRPDHILIETSGLALPKPLLRAFDWPEIRSRITVDGVIALADAEAVAAGRFAPDPHAVEAQRAADENLDHETPLSEVFEDQIACADIVLLTKADLAGAAGIDAAKAVITAEMPRRVPMLPITDGAIDARVILGLGAAAENDLAARPSHHDGEEEHEHDDFASVVIDLPEVTDIDALVASVQKLAREQNVLRVKGYIAVAGKPMRLLLQAVGERVRHQFDKPWGAGLRQSKLVVIGEHGDIDEVAIRAGLAA encoded by the coding sequence ATGAATTCGCTCGCAAAAGTCCCTGTTACGGTGGTCACAGGCTTCCTTGGCTCCGGCAAGACGACGCTGATCCAGCATCTGCTCGCCAACCCCAACGGTAAGAAGCTCGCCGTGCTCGTCAACGAGTTCGGCAGCGAAGGCGTCGATGGCGAAATTCTGAAGTCGTGCGCCGACGCGAATTGCCCGGAAGAGAACATCGTCGAGCTCGCCAATGGCTGCATCTGCTGCACCATCGCCGACGATTTCATTCCGACCATGGAGAAGTTGCTGGCGCGCCCGGTGCGGCCCGATCACATCCTGATCGAAACCTCGGGCCTGGCGCTCCCAAAACCGCTGCTTAGGGCGTTCGACTGGCCGGAGATCCGCTCGCGCATCACGGTCGATGGCGTGATTGCGCTTGCCGATGCCGAGGCCGTCGCCGCCGGACGGTTCGCGCCGGACCCGCATGCGGTCGAAGCGCAGCGCGCAGCCGACGAGAATTTGGATCACGAGACGCCGCTGTCGGAAGTGTTCGAGGACCAGATCGCCTGCGCCGACATCGTGCTGCTGACCAAGGCTGATCTCGCCGGCGCGGCCGGCATCGACGCCGCCAAGGCCGTGATCACCGCCGAGATGCCGCGCCGTGTGCCGATGCTGCCCATCACTGACGGCGCGATCGATGCACGCGTTATCCTCGGTCTCGGCGCTGCCGCCGAGAACGATCTCGCCGCGCGTCCCTCGCATCATGACGGTGAGGAGGAGCACGAGCATGATGACTTCGCCTCCGTCGTGATTGATCTCCCTGAGGTGACTGACATCGATGCGCTGGTCGCTTCCGTCCAGAAGCTGGCGCGCGAGCAGAACGTGCTGCGCGTCAAGGGCTATATCGCGGTGGCGGGCAAGCCGATGCGGCTGTTGCTGCAAGCGGTCGGTGAGCGCGTGCGCCACCAGTTCGACAAGCCCTGGGGTGCAGGTCTCAGGCAATCGAAGCTCGTCGTCATCGGCGAGCACGGTGACATCGATGAGGTCGCGATAAGAGCGGGATTGGCAGCCTGA
- the cobN gene encoding cobaltochelatase subunit CobN produces the protein MHVVFRESRGLDETATPRDIGHDPADLVVLSYSDSDLAAFAAGWRRGRDSLPSLRLAHLAELRHPLSVDTYVERTLSQARGILVRLIGGESYWSYGLAALRQLAKDRNIVLAVLPADGRDDTRLDAYSSLPVSTLRRLKVLCDTGGPVAAQAAIAQLALASGLYAGPVAGDMTVPEMGFYDPARGVIAASTGGDGKPRALVTFYRSYLTAADTGPVDALIAALREQGFDAYGVFVASLKAPGVADWLRDYLAKNPPAAIVNATAFSAMGEDGTTPFDAAACPVFQVALSSARREDWAEALRGLSPGDLAMHVVLPEVDGRLFTGVVSFKSAAVRDPDLQFSHLAHKPDEERVKAVAARVAAWRRLAEVPAAEKQLAIVLSNYPGRPHQTAHAVGLDALASVEALLSDLAEAGYDIVPVHALGETLLNRHLTWSLANYRAALARLPQALQDDLAQAWGAPESDPSCRDGAFHFAAIPCGQSIIAVQPERGDATTRDSDYHDLARTPRHAYVAFYLWLRAQGIDAVVHMGAHGTLEWLPGKSVALSSHCWPDALVGDMPVIYPFIVNDPGEAAQAKRRIGAVTIGHLPPPLEQSAVPEGLRRLERLLDEYSTADGLDPARRQRLIAAIRDEARAAGLDDDLGLDASAAPAEAIPRIDRFVCDLKESQFGDGLHVFGRGACGEAERDALRVALAGQRVAPGPSGSPYRGRQDVLPTGRNLFAVDPRAVPTPSAHAQGIKLAEELLRRHLQDHGDWPKGLVVDLWGSATMRTAGEEFAMALHLAGLAPRWDHASGRVTGYDIIAPAELGRPRIDVTLRVSGLFRDVFSGLAQLFEAATEALASREEEGEENPYRHRASRVFAPRPGQYGVGLSAIPDAFTPETRDAAGEAWLSASSWALAADGEARHDRAGIEQRLASADAFVHVQDLPETDLLLAADYAAHEAGVAAAAAHLGAAGPSLYHLDTTRPERPHARTLTEEISRVVRARAANPAWIAGMMCHGFRGAAEIAATLEHMAAFAHLADAVPPHLFDHYYDATLGNDDVRAFMARENPAALAAMEVCFTRLHEASLWRTRRNSIAAALKEAS, from the coding sequence ATGCACGTCGTCTTCCGCGAGAGCCGCGGTCTCGACGAGACCGCGACGCCACGAGACATCGGCCATGATCCGGCCGATCTCGTGGTGCTCTCGTACTCGGACTCCGATCTCGCGGCGTTCGCCGCGGGCTGGCGGCGTGGCCGCGACAGCCTGCCGTCGCTGCGGCTCGCCCATCTCGCGGAGCTCCGTCATCCGCTGTCGGTCGACACCTATGTTGAGCGCACGCTGTCGCAGGCGCGCGGCATTCTGGTGCGCCTGATCGGCGGCGAGTCTTATTGGTCGTATGGGCTCGCGGCGCTTCGACAGCTCGCGAAGGACCGCAACATCGTGCTCGCCGTGCTGCCGGCCGACGGCCGTGACGACACGCGGCTGGACGCGTACTCGAGCTTGCCGGTCTCGACGCTGCGCCGGCTCAAGGTGCTCTGCGACACCGGCGGCCCGGTCGCGGCGCAGGCCGCTATCGCGCAGCTTGCGCTGGCCTCTGGCCTCTATGCCGGCCCGGTCGCCGGCGACATGACCGTGCCCGAGATGGGGTTTTACGATCCCGCACGCGGCGTGATTGCGGCGTCGACTGGCGGTGACGGGAAGCCGCGCGCGTTGGTGACCTTCTATCGCTCCTACCTTACGGCCGCCGACACCGGCCCGGTCGATGCCTTGATCGCCGCGCTGCGCGAACAGGGGTTTGACGCGTATGGCGTGTTCGTCGCCTCATTGAAGGCGCCCGGCGTTGCGGACTGGTTGCGGGATTATCTTGCGAAGAATCCGCCGGCCGCGATCGTCAATGCGACGGCGTTCTCGGCGATGGGCGAGGACGGCACGACGCCGTTCGATGCGGCGGCATGTCCCGTCTTCCAGGTCGCGCTCTCATCGGCGCGGCGCGAGGATTGGGCGGAGGCGCTGCGCGGCCTCTCGCCAGGCGATCTCGCGATGCATGTGGTGCTGCCCGAGGTTGATGGCCGTCTGTTCACGGGCGTCGTGAGTTTCAAATCGGCCGCGGTGCGCGATCCAGATCTGCAGTTTTCCCATCTGGCCCACAAGCCCGATGAAGAGCGCGTGAAGGCCGTCGCCGCGCGAGTCGCGGCCTGGCGGCGGCTCGCGGAAGTACCTGCCGCCGAAAAGCAGCTGGCGATTGTGCTGTCGAACTATCCGGGCCGTCCGCACCAGACCGCGCATGCGGTTGGTCTCGATGCGCTCGCCTCAGTCGAGGCCTTGCTATCCGACCTAGCGGAGGCCGGTTACGATATCGTACCGGTCCATGCGCTCGGCGAGACGCTGCTGAACCGGCATCTGACCTGGAGCCTCGCCAATTACCGCGCGGCGCTGGCGCGCCTGCCACAAGCCTTGCAGGATGATCTCGCGCAAGCCTGGGGCGCGCCGGAGAGCGATCCGAGCTGCCGTGATGGTGCGTTCCATTTCGCCGCGATCCCTTGCGGCCAATCGATCATCGCGGTTCAGCCCGAGCGCGGCGATGCCACCACGCGCGATTCCGACTATCACGATCTCGCCCGCACGCCGCGCCATGCCTATGTCGCGTTCTATCTCTGGCTCCGCGCGCAGGGGATCGATGCCGTCGTGCACATGGGCGCACATGGCACGCTGGAATGGCTGCCAGGAAAATCCGTGGCGCTGTCCTCGCACTGCTGGCCGGACGCACTGGTCGGCGACATGCCCGTCATCTATCCCTTTATCGTCAACGACCCCGGCGAGGCGGCGCAGGCCAAGCGGCGCATCGGTGCGGTCACTATCGGCCATCTGCCGCCGCCGCTCGAACAATCTGCCGTGCCGGAAGGCCTGCGTCGGCTCGAACGCCTGCTCGACGAATATTCGACCGCCGATGGTCTCGATCCCGCCCGCCGCCAGCGCCTGATCGCCGCGATCCGCGACGAGGCGCGCGCGGCAGGCCTCGACGACGATCTCGGCCTCGACGCATCGGCTGCACCAGCCGAGGCCATTCCGCGCATCGACCGCTTTGTCTGCGATCTCAAGGAGAGCCAGTTCGGCGACGGCCTGCACGTGTTCGGTCGCGGCGCCTGTGGCGAGGCGGAGCGCGATGCACTGCGCGTCGCGCTTGCGGGGCAGCGCGTTGCACCGGGGCCATCGGGCTCGCCGTATCGCGGGCGGCAGGATGTGCTGCCCACGGGACGCAATCTCTTTGCCGTCGATCCACGGGCGGTGCCGACGCCGTCGGCGCATGCGCAAGGGATCAAGCTCGCGGAAGAGCTGCTGCGCCGCCATTTGCAGGATCACGGCGATTGGCCCAAGGGCCTCGTGGTCGATCTCTGGGGCTCGGCAACGATGCGGACCGCTGGCGAGGAGTTTGCGATGGCGCTGCATCTGGCCGGACTTGCTCCGCGCTGGGACCACGCCTCCGGCCGCGTCACCGGCTATGACATCATCGCGCCGGCCGAGCTCGGCCGGCCTCGCATCGACGTCACGCTGCGGGTATCAGGCCTGTTCCGAGATGTCTTCTCAGGTCTGGCGCAATTGTTCGAAGCCGCCACTGAAGCGCTCGCCTCGCGCGAAGAGGAGGGCGAGGAGAATCCGTATCGTCACCGCGCCTCCCGCGTGTTCGCGCCGCGCCCCGGACAATACGGTGTCGGTCTCTCGGCGATCCCCGATGCTTTCACGCCGGAGACCCGCGATGCGGCCGGCGAAGCCTGGCTGTCGGCCTCGTCCTGGGCGCTTGCTGCCGATGGCGAGGCTAGGCACGATCGTGCCGGCATCGAACAGCGGCTCGCGTCCGCCGACGCTTTTGTTCACGTCCAGGATCTGCCGGAAACCGACCTTCTGCTCGCTGCCGACTACGCAGCGCATGAAGCAGGTGTTGCCGCGGCAGCCGCACATCTCGGCGCCGCAGGGCCATCGCTCTATCACCTCGATACAACCCGCCCCGAGCGGCCACATGCGCGTACGCTGACGGAGGAAATCTCCCGCGTCGTCCGCGCCCGTGCGGCCAACCCGGCCTGGATCGCCGGCATGATGTGCCATGGGTTTCGCGGCGCCGCCGAGATCGCTGCGACGCTGGAGCACATGGCCGCCTTCGCCCATCTGGCCGATGCCGTGCCGCCGCATCTGTTCGATCACTATTATGACGCGACGCTCGGCAATGACGACGTCCGAGCCTTCATGGCGCGCGAGAATCCGGCGGCGCTTGCCGCAATGGAGGTTTGCTTCACGCGCCTGCACGAGGCCTCGCTCTGGCGAACGCGCCGCAATTCAATCGCGGCGGCCCTGAAGGAGGCGTCATGA
- the cobG gene encoding precorrin-3B synthase: protein MSATSVKGRCPGALRPMQSGDGLVVRVRPFGGRLDAAQTAKLAHLAERHGNGLIDVTSRANLQIRGVSDTSHRLLLDGLAQLSLLDPNADTESRRNILVTPFWRDGDETQALAAELEEALADSTLELPTKFGFAIDDGTSRVLAGSSADVRIEREAAGGLMVRADGARFGRTVTRGEAVSTALAVASWFVTSGGRGRMATHLAAGAALPEALRGEAEPAPIMAVARPGLYPQGAMVGVAFGQMPHATLSRLSACGRPLRLTPWRMVLSEGTRTMPSEVGLITEAYDPALRVIACSGAPRCREAHADTRALAAALAPKIGAASQLHVSGCAKGCAHSGAAAITLVATAAGFDLIRGGSIRDEPVLRGLLGEDIVRDPSILMGGH from the coding sequence ATGAGCGCGACTTCCGTGAAGGGCCGGTGTCCCGGCGCGCTGCGGCCGATGCAATCGGGCGACGGGCTCGTGGTCCGTGTGCGCCCATTCGGTGGCCGGCTCGACGCGGCCCAGACCGCCAAGCTCGCGCATCTCGCCGAACGCCACGGTAATGGGCTGATCGATGTCACCAGCCGCGCCAATCTGCAGATCAGGGGCGTCAGCGATACCAGCCACCGGCTGCTGCTTGACGGTCTTGCGCAACTGTCGCTGCTCGATCCGAATGCCGACACCGAATCCCGGCGCAACATTCTGGTCACGCCGTTCTGGCGCGATGGCGACGAGACCCAGGCGCTCGCCGCCGAACTCGAAGAGGCGTTGGCGGACTCGACGCTCGAACTGCCCACGAAGTTCGGCTTCGCCATCGATGACGGCACCTCGCGCGTGCTCGCGGGCAGTTCCGCTGACGTGCGGATCGAGCGTGAAGCAGCCGGCGGCCTTATGGTGCGGGCGGATGGCGCCAGATTTGGCCGCACCGTCACGCGCGGCGAAGCCGTGAGCACAGCGCTCGCTGTCGCAAGCTGGTTCGTCACCAGCGGCGGGCGAGGGCGCATGGCAACGCATCTTGCCGCCGGCGCGGCATTGCCTGAGGCCCTGCGCGGCGAGGCGGAGCCTGCGCCCATCATGGCTGTCGCGCGTCCCGGTCTCTATCCGCAGGGCGCAATGGTCGGCGTCGCCTTCGGGCAGATGCCGCATGCGACGCTCAGTCGGCTCTCCGCTTGCGGGCGTCCGCTGCGCCTGACGCCATGGCGGATGGTCTTGAGCGAAGGGACGCGGACGATGCCGTCCGAAGTCGGCCTCATCACCGAGGCTTACGACCCGGCGTTGCGCGTCATCGCCTGTAGCGGCGCGCCGCGCTGCCGTGAGGCCCATGCCGACACCCGCGCGCTTGCCGCGGCGCTTGCGCCCAAGATAGGAGCGGCTTCGCAGCTTCACGTCTCAGGCTGCGCCAAGGGCTGCGCCCATTCCGGCGCGGCCGCGATCACGCTGGTCGCGACCGCTGCAGGCTTCGATCTCATCCGTGGCGGATCGATCCGCGACGAGCCCGTCCTGCGTGGGCTCCTCGGCGAGGACATCGTTCGGGATCCCTCCATCCTGATGGGAGGGCACTGA
- a CDS encoding precorrin-8X methylmutase gives MPHTYETDGAAIYRQSFATIRTEADLARFTPDEEQVVVRMIHAAGMVGLEAHIRFTPGMATAARAALQKGAPILCDARMVSEGITRARLPATNAVICTLGDEAVPALAQSMRNTRSAAALELWRPHLDGAIVAIGNAPTALFHLLNMLEDRDCPRPAAIIGCPVGFVGAAESKAALMAHPPVPALTVEGRLGGSAITVAAVNALASRSE, from the coding sequence ATGCCGCATACTTACGAGACCGACGGTGCCGCGATTTACCGGCAATCCTTCGCGACCATCCGGACCGAGGCGGACCTGGCGCGCTTCACGCCTGATGAGGAGCAGGTCGTGGTGCGGATGATTCACGCCGCCGGCATGGTGGGCCTCGAGGCGCATATCCGCTTCACACCGGGTATGGCGACGGCCGCGCGCGCGGCGTTGCAGAAAGGCGCGCCGATCCTGTGCGACGCGCGCATGGTCTCGGAAGGAATCACGCGCGCCAGGTTGCCTGCGACCAACGCCGTCATCTGCACGCTCGGCGACGAGGCCGTTCCGGCATTGGCCCAGTCCATGCGCAACACGCGCTCGGCTGCGGCGCTGGAGCTGTGGCGGCCGCATCTCGATGGTGCGATCGTCGCGATCGGCAATGCGCCGACCGCGCTGTTTCATCTGCTCAACATGCTTGAGGACCGCGACTGCCCGCGGCCTGCGGCCATCATCGGCTGCCCGGTCGGCTTCGTCGGCGCCGCCGAATCCAAGGCCGCGCTGATGGCCCATCCGCCGGTACCCGCGCTAACGGTCGAGGGCCGTCTCGGCGGCTCCGCGATCACGGTTGCCGCCGTGAACGCGCTCGCAAGCCGGAGCGAATAG